A DNA window from Chryseobacterium scophthalmum contains the following coding sequences:
- a CDS encoding PorP/SprF family type IX secretion system membrane protein encodes MRKLYAIVCLALLSNAYKAQESLPYYQQYLLDGEFLFNPAQYGKTDYVQLNLNYQQQFSKFSESPNVQSVGINANIFDRVGAGISVFRDSNGPISAGGITAGASYFIPLSSEGERKDQFSFGTSVNFYNMNFDYSKINTEDGYDPLLQGNESNIFMAYANFGLAATYRGIFGGVSVNDIALSNDESIVNNYEPSPIKFFLNLGYDWKIADNIAITPSVLVNLNTNSTRMTDFNLMATFSNDINAFSFGVSYRAVQNRFDNQELSVSPVVKVRFNKFMIGATYNLGMSDIQTYGGNSFMLGVGYNFDNFINHRGFRY; translated from the coding sequence ATGAGAAAACTATATGCTATCGTATGTTTAGCTCTTTTGTCGAATGCATACAAAGCACAAGAATCACTACCATACTATCAACAATATCTTTTGGATGGTGAGTTCCTGTTCAACCCTGCACAATACGGTAAAACAGACTACGTACAACTTAACCTAAACTATCAACAACAATTTTCAAAATTCAGCGAGTCTCCAAACGTGCAGTCTGTAGGGATTAACGCGAATATTTTTGACAGAGTAGGAGCGGGTATTTCCGTTTTTAGAGATAGCAACGGTCCTATTTCAGCTGGAGGTATTACAGCTGGTGCATCTTATTTCATCCCACTAAGTAGTGAAGGGGAGAGAAAAGATCAGTTTTCTTTTGGTACAAGTGTTAACTTCTACAATATGAATTTTGATTACTCAAAAATCAATACTGAAGACGGTTACGACCCATTATTGCAAGGTAATGAAAGTAATATCTTTATGGCATATGCAAACTTCGGTTTAGCAGCTACTTATAGAGGGATTTTCGGGGGTGTTTCCGTAAATGATATCGCATTAAGCAATGATGAATCTATTGTAAACAATTATGAACCTTCTCCAATCAAGTTTTTCTTAAACTTAGGTTACGACTGGAAGATTGCAGACAATATTGCAATTACTCCTTCAGTTTTGGTAAATTTAAATACCAATTCTACAAGAATGACAGACTTCAACTTGATGGCTACATTCTCTAACGATATCAACGCATTCTCTTTTGGGGTGAGCTACAGAGCTGTTCAAAACAGATTTGATAATCAGGAACTAAGTGTTTCTCCAGTGGTAAAAGTAAGATTCAACAAATTTATGATTGGTGCTACTTACAACCTTGGAATGTCTGATATTCAGACTTATGGAGGAAACAGCTTCATGCTTGGAGTTGGTTATAACTTCGAT
- a CDS encoding RluA family pseudouridine synthase yields MTEDNEDFLDEEFLDANNSVDIDDENKGLYEHLNITVDGNQEPLRIDKFLFNFRQNSSRNKISQTCRAGNVVVNGNPVKQNYRVKPGDQISVLLTHPPRENVIVPQDIPINIVYEDDDLIVVDKEPGMVVHPGFGNWDKTLVNALAFHFQKNGQKSDLDRVGLVHRIDKDTSGLLVIAKTEYALSFLAKQFFERKTKRLYWAFVWGNVKADEGTITGHIGRHPKNRMQMYTYVDGSQGKHAVTHYKVLERFKYMTWVECKLETGRTHQIRAHFKHIGHTLFNDERYEGNVALRGVNLPKYKHFIKNVFDVLPRHALHAHTLGFIHPTTKKELYFESPMPQDMADAVKKWRNYLEN; encoded by the coding sequence ATGACAGAAGATAACGAGGATTTTTTAGACGAAGAATTTTTAGATGCCAATAACAGTGTTGACATTGATGATGAAAATAAAGGTCTTTATGAGCATCTTAATATTACAGTTGATGGCAATCAGGAACCTTTAAGAATAGATAAGTTTTTATTTAACTTCAGGCAAAATTCTTCAAGAAATAAAATTTCGCAGACTTGCCGTGCCGGAAATGTCGTGGTTAACGGAAATCCTGTAAAGCAGAATTATAGAGTAAAACCGGGAGATCAGATTTCTGTTTTACTAACGCATCCACCTCGTGAAAACGTTATTGTTCCGCAAGATATTCCTATTAATATAGTCTATGAAGATGACGATTTGATTGTTGTAGACAAAGAACCTGGAATGGTGGTTCACCCAGGATTTGGAAACTGGGATAAAACTTTGGTGAATGCTTTGGCTTTTCATTTCCAGAAAAATGGCCAGAAATCAGATTTAGACAGAGTAGGTTTGGTTCACAGAATAGATAAAGATACATCTGGACTTTTGGTAATTGCCAAAACTGAGTATGCTTTAAGCTTTCTTGCCAAACAATTTTTTGAAAGAAAAACGAAGCGTCTGTATTGGGCTTTTGTCTGGGGTAATGTGAAGGCCGATGAAGGTACCATTACGGGGCACATCGGAAGGCATCCTAAAAACAGAATGCAGATGTACACTTATGTTGATGGAAGCCAAGGAAAGCATGCCGTTACCCATTATAAAGTTTTAGAGCGTTTCAAATATATGACTTGGGTAGAATGTAAGCTTGAGACCGGAAGAACGCATCAAATCAGAGCACATTTTAAACATATCGGTCATACATTGTTTAATGACGAGAGATATGAAGGAAATGTTGCTTTGAGAGGAGTTAATCTTCCTAAGTATAAGCACTTTATAAAAAATGTGTTCGATGTTTTACCTAGACATGCACTTCACGCCCATACTTTAGGGTTTATACATCCAACCACGAAAAAGGAATTGTATTTTGAGAGCCCAATGCCTCAAGATATGGCGGATGCTGTAAAAAAATGGAGAAATTATTTAGAAAACTAA